Part of the Paenibacillus antri genome is shown below.
CTACAGTTGATGCTGCCGAAGCAGACGGTTCGCACGATTTACGATATCGACCTGGCGGCGCTTCGGGCCGGCGGCATTCGAGGCATCATGACCGACCTCGACAACACGCTCGTCGGCGCGAAGGTGCCGCTCGCCACGCCGGAGCTCGGCGCTTGGCTCGAAGGCGTGCGCGCGCAAGGCTTTCAGGTCGTCGTCGTTTCCAATAACAACGAAGCTCGAGTTCGGGCGTTCGCGGAGCCGCTTCGGCTGCCGTTCGTCTCGCGGGCCAAGAAGCCGCTGAACGCGGCGTTCGCGAAGGCGCTCGGCATGATGGGACTGCGCCCTCACGAAGCGGCGATCGTCGGCGATCAGATGATGACCGACGTGCTCGGCGGCAACCGGCTCGGTCTGTTTACGATTCTCGTCGAGCCGATCGCGAAGTCCGACGAGAGCTGGGTGACGCGTAACGTCAATCGAAATTTAGAACGAGCCTTCCTCGCGAGGCTCCGGAAGAAAGGGTGGCTACCCTAAGTGGCGAAACCGAACGCGGCGGCCGGACCGCGATGCGCCGGCTGCGGCATCGCGGTACAGGCGGAAAACAAAGGGGCGCTCGGCTACGTGCCGAAGGCGGCGCTCGAACGCTCTCCGCTCGTATGTCAGCGGTGTTTCCGCATGAAGCATTATAACGAGGCGTCCAGCGTGACGCCCGACCAAGGCGAATTTCTGCGGCTGTTGAACGGCGTCGGCGGCACGGACAGTCTCGTCGTCCACATCGTCGACATCTACGACTTCGAGGGCAGCCTGATCGGCGGCCTGCAGCGGTTCGTCGGCGCGAATCCGGTCGTGCTCGTCGTCAACAAGATCGACCTGCTGCCGCCGGGCATCAATCCGAACCGCATCCGCAATTGGGTGCAGCAGCGCGCCAAGGAGGAAGGGCTTCGCACCGTCGAGGTGCTGCTCGTGAGCGCGAAGCGCGGCACCGGCTTCGAGCGTCTCGCGGAGACGCTCGAGTCGCACCGCCGGGGGCGGGACGTCTACATCGTCGGCGCGACGAACGTCGGCAAGTCGTCGCTCGTCAATCGGCTGATCTCCGATTACAGCGACCTCGACGCCGAGGTGACGGTGTCCTCGTATCCGGGCACGACGCTCGACCTCATACATATTCCGCTCGACGACGAAGCGAGCGTCATCGACACTCCCGGAATCGTCTACGATACCCGGTTGACGGAGCGCGTGCCGAAAGCGTACCTCGACATGATCGTGCCGAACAAGCCGGTGAAGCCGGCGACGTACCAGCTCGACGCGGAGCAGACGCTGTATTTCGGCGCGCTCGCCCGGTTCGACTTCGTCGAGGGGGCGCATCAGTCGTTCACGTGTTACGTCAGCCCTTCGCTGACGATTCATCGAACGAAGCTCGCGCGAGCGGACGCGTTGTACGCGGACCACGCCGGGGAGCTGCTGCAGCCGCCGACGAAGGAAGACCTCGCATCGATGCCGCCGCTGACGAAGCACCGCTTCCGGATTAAGCCCGGCGAAGAGGTAGATTTGTATATTTCGGGCCTCGGCTGGATCCGCGCGAACGGCAAGAGCGGCGCGATCGTGGACGTGCACGCGCCGAAGGGCGTCAAGACGATTATGAGACCCGCGTTGATTTGATTCATTCGAGTCGGGCGGGCGAGGGAGAGCTAGGGGGAGACGGCGGTTGGAGAAAGAGCACATTACGCAAGGCTTGCGCGTCGACAGCTACACGGCGTTATACGGCGTGTTCGGCGATCCGGTCCGGCATTCGCGCTCGCCGATCATGCTCGGGCGCGCCTTCGCGGAGACGGGCACGAACGCGGCGTACGTCGCGTTCCATGTCAAGCCGGAGGCGCTCGGGGACGCGGTGCGCGGCGTTCGCTCTCTCGGTCTACGGGGCGTGAACGTCACGGTACCGCATAAGGTCGAGGTCATGCAGTATCTCGACGAGATCGACGAGACGGCGCGGGTCATCGGCGCCGTGAACACGATCGTCAACCGGGACGGCCGTCTCGTCGGCTACAATACGGACGGCATCGGCTATGTTCGTTCGCTTAAGGAAGAGACCGGCCGATCGCTTCGCGGCGCCCGCATTCTTCTGCTCGGCGCGGGCGGGGCGTCCCGCGGCGTCGGATACGCGCTCGCGAAGGAGGAACCCGCTCGTCTGATCGTGGCGAATCGGACCGAAGGCAAGGCGTCCGAGCTCGCACGCGAGCTCGGCGCCGTCGCGGATACGCAAGGAATCGGCTGGGAAGGAATCGACCATATTATAGGCAACGTGGATATTATCATCAATACGACGCCGATCGGCATGCATCCGAACACGGACGCGACGCCGATCGATCCCGCCTCGATCCGAAGCGGGACGGTCGTCAGCGATTTGATTTACAACCCGCTGAAGACGAAGCTGCTCGTCGAAGCGGAAGCGGCGGGACTCGTCGTCCACGGCGGTCTCGGCATGTTCGTCTATCAGGGCGCGTACGCGTTCGAGTATTGGACCGGCTTGCCGGCGCCGGTCGCGGCGATGCGCGAGGCGGTGCTCGAGACGTTCGAGCCGGCGGCGGGTAAAGGCGCATGAAGCGGCGCGTCGGACTGATGGGCGGCACGTTCGATCCCGTGCACGTCGGTCACTTGGTCGCCGCGGAGCGCGCGATCGAGGCCGGCGGTCTCGACGAGGTGCGCTTCATGCCGACGTTCCGCCCGCCGCATAAGTCTTCGCGCCTGGGCGGGACGCCGGAGGAACGGCGCGAGATGGTCGAGCTCGCGATTCA
Proteins encoded:
- a CDS encoding YqeG family HAD IIIA-type phosphatase, translating into MLQLMLPKQTVRTIYDIDLAALRAGGIRGIMTDLDNTLVGAKVPLATPELGAWLEGVRAQGFQVVVVSNNNEARVRAFAEPLRLPFVSRAKKPLNAAFAKALGMMGLRPHEAAIVGDQMMTDVLGGNRLGLFTILVEPIAKSDESWVTRNVNRNLERAFLARLRKKGWLP
- the yqeH gene encoding ribosome biogenesis GTPase YqeH, with translation MAKPNAAAGPRCAGCGIAVQAENKGALGYVPKAALERSPLVCQRCFRMKHYNEASSVTPDQGEFLRLLNGVGGTDSLVVHIVDIYDFEGSLIGGLQRFVGANPVVLVVNKIDLLPPGINPNRIRNWVQQRAKEEGLRTVEVLLVSAKRGTGFERLAETLESHRRGRDVYIVGATNVGKSSLVNRLISDYSDLDAEVTVSSYPGTTLDLIHIPLDDEASVIDTPGIVYDTRLTERVPKAYLDMIVPNKPVKPATYQLDAEQTLYFGALARFDFVEGAHQSFTCYVSPSLTIHRTKLARADALYADHAGELLQPPTKEDLASMPPLTKHRFRIKPGEEVDLYISGLGWIRANGKSGAIVDVHAPKGVKTIMRPALI
- a CDS encoding shikimate dehydrogenase; translation: MEKEHITQGLRVDSYTALYGVFGDPVRHSRSPIMLGRAFAETGTNAAYVAFHVKPEALGDAVRGVRSLGLRGVNVTVPHKVEVMQYLDEIDETARVIGAVNTIVNRDGRLVGYNTDGIGYVRSLKEETGRSLRGARILLLGAGGASRGVGYALAKEEPARLIVANRTEGKASELARELGAVADTQGIGWEGIDHIIGNVDIIINTTPIGMHPNTDATPIDPASIRSGTVVSDLIYNPLKTKLLVEAEAAGLVVHGGLGMFVYQGAYAFEYWTGLPAPVAAMREAVLETFEPAAGKGA